A single window of Ctenopharyngodon idella isolate HZGC_01 chromosome 24, HZGC01, whole genome shotgun sequence DNA harbors:
- the lrrc10 gene encoding leucine-rich repeat-containing protein 10, which translates to MWAEKMGNVVRGAVAFMPSERCQRFLVGDLKEMPLDRTLDLSSRQLRRFPIRASAFNELVKLYLSDNHLSNLPSELRNLQKLQLLALDFNCFEELPLVVCSLVQLNILYLGNNRLYWLPKELQQLTELKTLWLETNCFSKFPRVICELPNIKTLHLGYNQLRSLPSELGRLEELRSIWLAGNLLNDFPPVLLKMHYLEVIDVDRNRIRQFPSLAYLRGLKLVIYDHNPCVNAPVVAEGVRRVGRWADSSDDEEDEGDGKVAKASMNVQGSVEDNE; encoded by the coding sequence ATGTGGGCCGAGAAGATGGGAAATGTTGTGCGTGGTGCCGTGGCCTTCATGCCCTCCGAGAGATGTCAACGCTTCTTAGTAGGCGACTTGAAGGAAATGCCACTTGATCGTACTCTAGACCTGAGTAGCCGGCAGTTACGTCGCTTTCCCATCAGAGCTTCTGCTTTCAATGAACTAGTCAAACTCTATCTGAGTGACAACCACCTGAGCAACCTGCCATCAGAGCTGCGAAACCTACAGAAGCTCCAGCTTCTAGCCTTGGACTTTAACTGTTTCGAGGAGCTTCCTCTGGTTGTATGCAGCCTCGTTCAGCTTAACATCCTCTACCTCGGTAATAACCGACTGTACTGGCTGCCAAAGGAACTGCAGCAACTCACCGAGCTTAAAACCTTGTGGCTGGAGACCAACTGCTTCTCCAAGTTCCCTCGAGTAATATGCGAGCTTCCCAACATCAAGACCCTTCATTTGGGTTACAATCAGCTACGTAGTTTACCCTCAGAGCTCGGGCGACTGGAGGAGCTGCGCAGCATCTGGCTAGCAGGCAACTTGCTAAATGACTTCCCTCCTGTGCTGCTGAAGATGCATTACTTGGAGGTGATTGATGTGGACCGCAATCGCATTCGCCAGTTTCCGTCGCTCGCATACTTAAGAGGCTTGAAGCTTGTCATCTACGACCACAATCCCTGCGTTAACGCACCCGTGGTGGCTGAGGGCGTGAGACGGGTAGGCCGCTGGGCTGACAGCTCTGATGATGAGGAAGATGAGGGTGATGGAAAGGTTGCCAAAGCAAGCATGAATGTCCAGGGATCAGTGGAAGACAACGAGTGA
- the fnbp4 gene encoding formin-binding protein 4 — MGKKTRTGTGRRTILQLSPPGPNRSATGAAREDGVASGSEDEPEGNTDGQREVNVVMKTPAVKATQGLSLLGAYEDSEEEDAAENTSSATKAKHNQSADIDSTLANFMAEIDAITTQPDQTTDSGTEPSAPAPTPPRPEPKTDQQTQEFQYDTQYSLAGAGLEMGDWQEVWDENTGCYYYWNTQTNEVAWELPHYLADQMQSLHHTGSSSVNGNGVAHHSSYTEQSVAAAPASKRETKKKAIIESVVALTSEEEERRGVAATLLAPLIPEEVKEAEEKWRKKVLATEETVEAAQELEGEGTPSLDSPALRDTDSQSNQRSRNHSAESSDREEEAEEDTMELELALERKKAELRALEEGDGSAGGSSPCSEASQDGPRNLLLKKSKWKTAFLRAPSPDSSSRGSDKAGWATPEHSDNAHSKTAEKQGDDDEKEKPVSKALQKEEEDLKFQIGELANTLTSKMEFLGIDKKTISNFQLMLLQTETRIADWREGALNGNYLRRRLQEAAEHIKHYELNATPKGWSCHWDREHRRYFYVNERTNASQWEFPVVEEEDEAKPPLPPTAAPRDTSQPSAETTGAITGTSLGDVQSYWLAPQPPQPPLPPLPPEVPPPPPTEQPPPPPPPPESPPPPPPPPLEDDGEIEEVEMEDEDSEPPAPGTEEFKAAEAAASLALVTKGQKRKAPGSVPLPKTVTIGSSPILYAQPIATAAPLLVGNAYWGMTATVAPPLPAESIVPPMPALPPQPPPPAPQPPSVLEPINKVLTDKTKKLKKEKTKKSKTKMPSLVKKWQSIQKELDEEEKSSSSDEDRDQLNSRRIEEWKLQQLSTGKAGKNANFEALPEDWRERLLKKRKMQSS; from the exons ATGGGGAAGAAGACTCGCACAGGCACCGGCAGGAGAACCATATTACAGCTTTCACCACCGGGTCCGAACCGCAGCGCTACTGGAGCAGCCAGAGAGGACGGGGTCGCCTCTGGATCCGAAG ACGAACCTGAGGGTAACACAGACGGGCAAAGAGAAGTTAATGTAGTAATGAAGACTCCAGCTGTGAAGGCCACAC aGGGTTTATCTCTGCTTGGAGCTTATGAAGACAGTGAAGAAGAAGATGCTGCAGAAAACACCTCGTCTGCCACAAAGGCAAAACATAACCAGTCTGCAGACATTGACAGCACACTTGCCAATTTTATGGCG GAAATTGATGCAATTACGACCCAACCCGACCAGACAACTGACTCGGGGACAGAGCCAAGCGCACCAGCCCCAACTCCTCCTCGACCCGAACCCAAAACAGACCAGCAGACTCAAGAATTTCAATATGACACACAATACTCCCTCGCAGGAG CTGGGTTGGAGATGGGTGATTGGCAGGAAGTGTGGGATGAAAATACCGGTTGTTACTACTACTGGAATACTCAGACCAATGAGGTGGCCTGGGAGCTTCCACATTACCTGGCAGACCAGATGCAGAGTCTACATCACACTGGCAG CTCATCTGTAAACGGCAATGGTGTGGCACATCATAGCAGTTATACGGAACAGTCTGTTGCAGCTGCTCCTGCATCTAAGAGAGAAACCAAAAAGaaggcaa TAATCGAGAGTGTTGTGGCTTTGACCAGCGAggaagaagagaggagaggagtGGCCGCTACTCTTCTTGCTCCTCTCATCCCAGAAGAGGTGAAGGAGGCAGAGGAGAAGTGGAGAAAGAAGGTGCTGGCCACAGAGGAGACCGTAGAAGCGGCCCAGGAACTAGAGGGAGAAGGCACTCCGTCTTTGGACTCCCCAGCTCTCCGAGACACGGACAGCCAGAGTAACCAGCGCAGCAGGAACCACTCAGCAGAATCTTCCGACAGGGAGGAGGAGGCAGAAGAAGACACCATGGAACTAGAACTAGCACTAGAAAGGAAAAAA GCTGAGCTTCGTGCCTTGGAGGAAGGTGACGGCAGTGCCGGTGGTTCGAGCCCCTGTTCTGAAGCTAGTCAGGATGGTCCTCGTAATTTACTCTTGAAGAAGAGCAAATGGAAGACGGCCTTCCTCCGTGCGCCAAGTCCTGACTCGAGCAGCCGGGGCTCAGACAAGGCGGGATGGGCCACTCCAGAGCACTCAGACAATG CACATTCCAAAACTGCTGAGAAGCAAGGAGATGATGATGAAAAGGAGAAGCCTGTATCCAAAGCTCTTCAAAAGGAAGAAGAGGACCTCAAG TTTCAGATCGGAGAGCTTGCCAATACACTCACCAGCAAAATGGAGTTCTTGGGAATTGACAAGAAAACCATCTCGAACTTTCAACTGATGTTGCTGCAAACGGAG ACGCGGATCGCAGACTGGCGAGAGGGCGCTCTGAACGGAAACTATCTACGGCGCAGGCTGCAAGAAGCCGCAGAGCACATAAAACATTACGAACTTAACGCCACTCCCAAAGGCTGGTCCTGCCACTGGGACAG AGAGCACAGGCGGTACTTCTATGTGAACGAGCGGACCAATGCTTCCCAGTGGGAGTTTCCAGTCGTGGAGGAGGAAGACGAAGCCAAGCCACCCCTGCCGCCCACAGCTGCGCCCAGAGACACTAGCCAACCATCTGCAGAAACCACTGGTGCTATAACAG gaACTTCCTTAGGAGATGTGCAGTCTTATTGGTTGGCTCCCCAGCCGCCTCAGCCACCATTGCCTCCGCTTCCTCCAGAGGTTCCACCCCCTCCACCTACGGAGCAACCGCCACCACCCCCTCCACCACCTGAATCTCCACCTCCACCCCCTCCACCACCCCTTGAGGATGACGGAGAGATCGAGGAAGTGGAGATGGAGGATGAGGACTCAGAGCCTCCGGCTCCTGGAACAGAAGAGTTcaag GCGGCTGAAGCAGCAGCATCTTTGGCACTTGTGACTAAAGGACAGAAACGCAAGGCCCCAGGCTCAGTCCCGCTGCCCAAAACAGTCACCATCGGCAGCAGCCCCATTCTTTACGCTCAACCCATTGCCACAGCTG CCCCACTTCTTGTTGGTAATGCTTACTGGGGGATGACTGCTACAGTTGCACCTCCTCTGCCTGCAGAAAGCATAGTCCCACCAATGCCAGCCCTGCCCCCCCAACCACCCCCTCCTGCTCCACAACCTCCCAGTGTCCTGGAACCCATAAACAAAGTCCTGACAGATAAAACCAAGAAACTTAAAAAAGAGAAG ACAAAGAAGAGCAAGACGAAGATGCCGTCCCTTGTAAAGAAGTGGCAGAGCATTCAGAAAGAGCTAGATGAAGAGGAGAAGTCGAGCTCGAGCGATGAAGATCGAGATCAGCTCAACAGCAGACGCATAGAGGAATGGAAACTGCAACAGCTTTCAAC AGGGAAGGCTGGGAAGAATGCTAACTTTGAAGCACTGCCTGAAGACTGGAGGGAAAGACtgttaaagaaaagaaaaatgcagAGTTCATAA
- the agbl2 gene encoding cytosolic carboxypeptidase 2, which produces MQKSDDSYERFILLHLQHYGFLSDNGSSVHSGVPFKREWESNRDSTASDTINSPSESNDSNLEEEQEEPKPCQNFFSLDKVLRTRQLVFDFDGERPIPRLRDPLDLFTIPSTSCPFQGVRWPIECEVIRDKIQHIEWDPSEPEPFYQPTGDEQTPMPVGELRGNTVYCIDPATKTSYFTYSRVGGSRGPIKSATSCANHQEKPRLAFESRFESGNLQKAVQVGQYDYELTLRTDLYTTKHTQWFYFRVRNMRASVTYRFTIINLMKASSLYGAGMRPLLYSEHAAWLKREGWHRAGSNIRYYRNNTEQDGKGLYSLTWTLEFPYDGDTCYLAHCYPYTYSNLQHYLHEVISDPVRAAYCKLRVLCRSLAGNAVYVLTVTSPSTNLAERKAKRAVVVTARVHPGETNGSWMMQGFLEFLLSDLPDARLLREIFVFKVIPMLNPDGVVVGNYRCSLTGRDLNRNYRSLLRDSFPCIWYTRNMVKRLLAEREVVVYCDFHGHSRKNNVFMYGCNDRKDGSQCLQERIFPLMMSKNANDKFSFRSCKFKMHKSKEGTGRIVMWRLGIRNSYTMESTFGGSTLGDRKGTHFSTQDLKSMGHCFCDTLLDFCDPDPTKTTHCLEELGVLMRQEVRRKLGREVDSLEDLSNIDIESSTSGSNSTESDGLPIHLLNATNKSKKKHLRSRKERNRLRQERIRSAGPKIIHRNIKHLDPVSSNEDAVKVRIQEKTMGFMKDTKKQKGPSSVRANQTVRSWIPHPTTRIGVVDNVADLWADRPDKIAPATNLHNGYSSCQHSVSVDPGHKTYQHTTSSAPQGQLQRQTLLVTGGHKRCPSVPASRERALTIPVQPYTMPFYPDFRPQPEMKGRSHISDIMLRSQQKLRQERQMQVTHIPVKHLMPLDNMGTLRISHKTDGQDTEQSKRAADQISKQDGSCFLPDLHSHAQLFGNQAAIRSLRLGRLPKGSKTQVFGRIAASTKSLSSEERFHLRLPQESMQVEDESTDVLPQTSHTQQSQGKQVRPDKST; this is translated from the exons ATGCAG AAATCAGATGATTCGTACGAGAGATTCATTTTGCTACATCTTCAGCATTATGGATTCCTCTCGG ACAACGGCTCCTCTGTGCATTCTGGCGTCCCCTTCAAAAGAGAATGGGAGAGCAACCGAGACTCTACTGCCTCAGACACGATCAACTCCCCATCTGAGAGCAATGACTCCAACCTAGAGGAGGAACAAGAGGAACCCAAGCCATGTCAAA ACTTTTTCAGCTTAGACAAAGTTCTCAGGACCCGGCAGCTTGTTTTTGACTTTGATGGGGAGCGGCCCATTCCACGACTAAGGGACCCTTTGGACCTCTTCACAATCCCATCTACCTCCTGTCCATTCCAGGGTGTCCGCTGGCCCATAGAGTGTGAAGTGATCCGTGACAAAATCCAACATATAG AATGGGACCCCTCAGAGCCGGAGCCGTTCTATCAGCCAACAGGCGATGAGCAGACTCCCATGCCAGTAGGAGAGCTGAGAGGAAACACTGTCTACTGCATAGACCCAG CCACAAAAACCTCCTACTTCACCTACTCTCGTGTGGGTGGGAGCAGAGGACCCATTAAAAGTGCCACGTCCTGTGCCAACCATCAGGAGAAGCCTAGGCTAGCATTTGAGTCTCGTTTTGAGAGTGGAAACCTACAAAAAGCAGTGCAAGT TGGTCAGTATGACTATGAGCTGACTTTGCGCACCGACTTGTACACCACTAAGCACACTCAGTGGTTCTACTTCCGGGTGAGGAACATGAGAGCAAGCGTCACCTACCGCTTCACCATCATCAACCTGATGAAGGCCAGCAGTCTGTATGGAGCCGGTATGCGCCCGTTACTCTACTCTGAACACGCGGCCTGGCTCAAGAGGGAAGGATGGCATCGAGCAGGATCCAACATCAG GTACTACAGAAACAACACTGAACAGGATGGTAAAGGGCTGTACTCCCTCACCTGGACCCTGGAGTTCCCTTATGACGGTGACACCTGCTACCTGGCCCATTGCTACCCTTATACATATTCAAACCTTCAGCATTACCTGCATGAGGTCATCTCAGACCCTGTCCGTGCAGCTTACTGTAAACTGCGGGTGCTCTGCCGTAGTCTGGCGGGGAATGCGGTGTATGTGTTGACTGTAACATCACCATCCACCAACTTAGCAGAACGGAAAGCCAAGCGAGCAGTTGTTGTGACGGCACGGGTGCATCCAGGAGAAACCAACGGCTCTTGGATGATGCAGGGCTTTCTGGAGTTCCTGCTGAGCGACTTGCCTGACGCTCGTTTGTTAAGGGAAATTTTCGTCTTTAAG GTTATACCGATGCTAAACCCTGACGGTGTGGTGGTGGGAAACTACCGCTGCTCACTCACGGGCCGCGATTTGAACCGAAACTACCGCAGTCTGCTGCGTGACTCTTTCCCCTGTATTTGGTACACTCGCAATATGGTGAAAAG GTTGCTTGCCGAAAGAGAAGTGGTGGTCTACTGTGATTTTCATGGTCATAGCAGGAAAAACAATGTGTTCATGTATGGATGCAATGATCGGAAAGATGGCTCGCAGTGTCTTCAAGAACGCATTTTCCCGCTGATGATGAGCAAGAATGCTAATGACAAG TTTTCCTTTAGAAGTTGCAAGTTCAAAATGCATAAGAGCAAAGAGGGAACCGGCCGCATTGTCATGTGGAGACTAGGCATTAGGAACAGCTACACAATGGAGTCTACTTTCGGAGGCTCAACATTGG GGGACAGGAAAGGAACACACTTCAGCACGCAGGACCTGAAATCAATGGGCCATTGCTTTTGTGACACTCTGCTTGACTTTTGTGACCCCGACCCAACCAAG actACACACTGTCTGGAGGAGTTAGGGGTGTTAATGAGACAAGAGGTCAGACGCAAGCTGGGAAGAGAAGTGGACTCTTTAGAGGATCTGTCTAACATTGACATCGAGTCCAG CACAAGTGGATCAAACAGTACTGAATCAGATGGACTTCCTATTCATCTTTTAAATGCCACAAACAAG AGCAAGAAAAAACACCTAAGAAGCCGTAAAGAAAGAAACAGACTCCGGCAAGAACGAATACGGAGTGCAGGACCCAAAATTATTCACAGGAACATCAAACATTTG GATCCTGTGTCCTCAAATGAAGATGCAGTCAAAGTGAGAATCCAAGAGAAAACTATGGGCTTCATGAAGGACACTAAGAAACAAAAA GGGCCAAGTTCAGTCAGGGCGAATCAGACTGTGAGGTCTTGGATTCCTCATCCCACCACTCGCATAGGCGTAGTAGATAATGTTGCTGATCTTTGGGCGGACAGACCAGATAAG ATTGCGCCTGCCACCAATTTGCACAATGGTTATTCATCTTGTCAGCACTCTGTCTCAG TTGATCCTGGGCACAAAACTTATCAGCACACTACCTCATCTGCCCCTCAGGGGCAATTGCAACGGCAGACCCTCTTAGTTACTGGAGGTCATAAAAGATGTCCGTCTGTACCAGCCTCCAGAGAAAGAGCCCTGACTATACCAGTCCAACCGTACACAATGCCCTTCTACCCCGATTTCAGACCCCAACCAGAAATGAAAG GAAGATCCCATATTTCAGACATTATGCTGAGGAG TCAACAGAAACTCAGGCAGGAAAGACAGATGCAAGTGACCCATATCCCTGTCAAACACTTAATGCCACTAGACAACATGGGAACACTGAGGATCAGTCATAAGACAGATGGACAAG ATACAGAGCAGTCCAAGAGGGCCGCCGACCAAATCAGTAAACAAGATGGCTCCTGTTTCCTCCCTGACCTGCACAG CCATGCTCAACTGTTTGGGAACCAGGCTGCGATCAGAAGTCTGAGGTTAGGGAGGCTGCCTAAAGGAAGCAAAACTCAGGTTTTTGGAAGAATCGCTGCTTCTACTAAAAGCCTGAGCAGCGAGGAGAG GTTTCATCTGCGGTTGCCTCAAGAGTCCATGCAAGTGGAGGACGAGTCCACAGATGTTCTTCCTCAAACATCTCACACGCAGCAGTCTCAGGGAAAGCAGGTCAGGCCAGACAAAAGCACATGA
- the tmem17 gene encoding transmembrane protein 17B, which translates to MDLPEPIRRRLGDFSRTVFVDQSRTQPSPEEHANFLSQYKDVVSSLPLQMSLYLNMWFFPFWWISEVVMLQLKYPALADYYKFILITILILMTLIEAIRLYLGNVGNLQEKVPELAGFWLLTLLLQFPLTLFQLFNEAVLIQPLERGVHIILALFIFAEILFGFVALRAMVRHTESRFHLRQFDGIQELRT; encoded by the exons atggacCTGCCTGAACCCATACGGCGACGGCTTGGAGATTTCTCCAGAACCGTATTTGTGGACCAAAGCCGAACGCAACCCTCTCCTGAAGAACACGCTAATTTTTTAAGCCAGT ATAAGGATGTAGTATCGAGTCTCCCTCTTCAAATGTCTCTTTACTTAAACATGTGGTTCTTTCCTTTCTGGTGGATCAGTGAGGTTGTGATGCTACAACTAAAG TACCCAGCCCTTGCAGATTATTACAAGTTCATCCTGATCACAATTCTTATTTTAATGACCCTGATTGAGGCCATCAGACTCTACCTGGGAAATGTTGGAAATCTGCAAGAAAAG gttCCAGAATTGGCTGGATTTTGGCTCCTGACTCTTCTACTCCAGTTTCCTCTGACTCTGTTCCAGCTTTTCAATGAGGCTGTTCTCATTCAACCTCTGGAGAGAGGAGTTCATATAATACTGgccttatttatttttgcagag atcctttTTGGATTTGTTGCCCTGCGTGCTATGGTCCGACACACTGAAAGTCGCTTCCATTTGCGACAGTTTGATGGGATTCAGGAATTAAGAACGTGA